Part of the bacterium genome, TTTTACAAACATACCCACTACCTGATACTGCATATTCTTTTGGGACACCCGGGCCTAAAGAGCCACCAATAATTAACTCTGCCGGAAAATAGGGGTCAATATTATTAGAAAATACAAATATAGTGGAAGTAGCGCCATTACTCTTCATAAATGGACCCTCCATACAGTAAGGTGAATGCACTGCATCACTATCATAATGGACATCAACTTGCCAACCATAAAGTGGATTAGAGGTCGAAATTCCACCTATAAATATAGAGTCTATAAAACTATCATTAACTGCTGGTGGTGCATAAGTAGTCTCTGGTTTAAATGATATTACTGTACTCTTAGACGTCGTATAGGAGACCGGCGAGTTTTTTCCTTCTATAAACCTTTCTATAAAAAAGAGTGTTAATAAAATAGCCACTAACTTATACATAATTTCACCTCCTTTAAAGATATCACTCCCTCCTTACTGTTTTAACCGGGATTGCAAAAGGTATGACTATTTACACACTCCTGCATCCCATAAATACTGCCTTCTCTTTTTGCTAAGTTTGCATTTTATTGCAAGAGAATCAATTTCTCAACTGCTGTGAAATTGTCAGCCATAAATTTGCAAAAATACGCGCCGTCCGGTAATACTCTACCAAAATCATCACTACCATCCCAAGAAACACCAGTGGTAAGTGGCAAGTGATAAGTGGGAAAGGACTTAACTAATCTACCAGTCAGGTCGTAAATCTTAAGAGAGACTGGAGACCGAAGACCATAGACTAAAGACTCTTTTTCCATATTTAGGTCTTTAGTCTTAAGTCTTATGTCTATAGTCGTTCTTCTACTGAATGGATTAGGAGACACTTCTAGTTTTGAGATTTGTCCCGACCTGTCGAGATTGAGGTTTGAGCTCTCTTCTATTCCGGCATCCGGTGCATATTCCTCATTAGTAACAACCGTACCTCCGCCACTATATCCTCCAATAACATATATCTTACCATTAACTGCACCAGCAGCCGCACCCCAGCGAGCTGTGGGCATACTTGTCTTTGTAGTCCAGGAATCAGTCTCAATGTCATATTCTTCGTTAATAGAAAGTTCGCCACTCTGGTTTCGTCCCCCAATAGCATAGATTTTGCCATTTACTGATGCAACTGCAAGAGCACGACGCTCGGTCATCATGGGAGTCTCCTGGGTCCAGGAATTAGTAGATGGGTCATATACTTCATTAGCAGTAGTTAGGTGACCGTAAGTAAGCCCTCCAATAGTATATATCTTATCATTTACTACAGCTACACCAAAACTAAGCCTCGGAGTTGGCATACTGGCTTTACTAACCCATGAATTAGTCGCCGGATTATACTCCTCGTTAACATCCCAACCAGCACCACAGCCACCCCCTATAGCATATATTTTACCACCTACAGACGCAGCCCCTAAACAGTGTCTTGCAGTTGGCATAAGTGACTTGTCAGCCCAACTGTTAGTTGATGGATTATATTCTTCATTCCAAGGAAGAACACCTGCAGATAGACCACCGAGAGCATATATTTTATTGCTCGCTGTGGCAGCCGCTAATTGCGTACGTGGATAATACATTGGTGCCTTAGTAGCCCAAGAATCAGCAGCTGGGTCATATTCTTCATTCTCAGTCCCTGCTGCACCAGATCCACCGATAGCGTATATTGTCTCACCTACCACAACTACTGCTAACTCACCACGTGCAGTTGGCATATCAGATTTAGTGGTCCAGGAGTCAGCAAATCCAATCCCTTGCAGGATGGGGTGTAACGCAATCCCATTAATTAAGATAAGACAGACGAGCCAGGATACTAACACTCTCATCTCACACCTCTTCCAACCACAGATTACACAGACTC contains:
- a CDS encoding cohesin domain-containing protein — encoded protein: MYKLVAILLTLFFIERFIEGKNSPVSYTTSKSTVISFKPETTYAPPAVNDSFIDSIFIGGISTSNPLYGWQVDVHYDSDAVHSPYCMEGPFMKSNGATSTIFVFSNNIDPYFPAELIIGGSLGPGVPKEYAVSGSGYVCKIIWKVKSGKNSVLDITRVDNDTWWMDTCLTKFLFDTEVDGYFKWSPSMIEEPKNSKTQNPKLEMDVYPNPFSRRTTIDIRL